The Hemibagrus wyckioides isolate EC202008001 linkage group LG10, SWU_Hwy_1.0, whole genome shotgun sequence genome includes a window with the following:
- the LOC131360142 gene encoding leucine-rich repeat-containing protein 15, which translates to MKLESETMCFFLILLYLGLQLPLSLSCPSRCVCLANGDVVCTGNITEIPHLNASETFRLNLINTHLTILNPRSFQALTLLQRLKISNSTLATIHPEAFHSASQLRSLVLSSNSISVLPSRVFSSLEDLEQLHMNRNQLISLYPDMFKQLFNLRDLDISKNKIANLDARIFQDLTSLNHLNLGENLLQEIPQMLFHNLKQLKSLILYSNQLKTIEEGSFDHLHNLLTLMLNKNQIQAIPPRLFWHMPSLLKLTLSGNQLCYIPEETFYYLPNLTKLTLYKNPLLFLPDQLVGHMPRLQELYLYNTNLTTVPWNLFANMTGLKALNLHYNEKLTSLPKNLFSSLPKLQKLSLKCNILQDLHQDQFSALTSLKMLLLSGNKLKSLSPKLFQNLQRLTNLELSKNDLSYLPGDIFVHATALQSVTLGNNKWNCTCSILDIAEWISENQNVVTDLQDVLCHEPYYLHNKQLVVLNGDSLKCGVNTVGDLHVAVTTAGMRTLGRTSLFTDKLSTSNIVTNTLSSTTTQSIHLNALTPSTTEEAHTNATKSRVFYNTVVLVNGPDIIHNNRHKRWVFLWMVPATGLYSGFLMALHVVMIVTGVLLIIANAYALYRLHKALWKTGKSLRNQTIVTKRLLSFNGKL; encoded by the exons ATGAAATTAGAG TCTGAGACAATGTGCTTCTTTCTCATTCTACTGTACCTGGGATTGCAGCTCCCACTCAGCCTTTCCTGTccgagtaggtgtgtgtgtcttgcaaATGGGGATGTTGTATGCACAGGGAACATCACTGAAATCCCACatctgaatgccagtgaaacattTCGCTTAAATCTCATCAACACTCACCTCACAATCCTTAATCCCCGAAGTTTTCAGGCTCTAACTCTTTTACAGCGTCTTAAAATTAGCAACAGTACTCTTGCCACTATCCACCCAGAGGCCTTTCACAGTGCTTCTCAGCTCCGATCCCTTGTGTTGTCATCTAACTCCATCTCTGTCCTTCCATCAAGAGTGTTCAGCAGCCTGGAGGATCTAGAGCAGCTTCACATGAATAGGAATCAACTAATCTCTCTCTATCCAGACATGTTTAAACAGCTGTTCAATCTCAGAGATCTGGAcatcagcaaaaacaaaattgCAAATTTGGATGCCAGAATCTTCCAGGATTTGACAAGCTTAAATCACCTGAACCTGGGTGAGAACTTACTACAAGAGATCCCACAGATGTTGTTCCACAACCTTAAGCAACTTAAGTCACTAATACTGTACTCCAACCAGCTGAAGACTATAGAGGAAGGTTCCTTTGATCATCTGCACAACCTCTTAACGCTCATGctgaataaaaatcaaatcCAAGCAATCCCACCTCGACTTTTTTGGCACATGCCCTCCCTGTTAAAACTGACTTTGTCTGGCAACCAACTTTGTTATATTCCAGAAGAGACCTTTTACTATCTACCCAACCTTACTAAACTTACACTCTATAAAAATCCTCTACTGTTTCTGCCGGACCAGCTAGTAGGTCACATGCCAAGACTTCAGGAGCTTTACTTGTATAATACCAATCTGACCACTGTGCCATGGAACCTTTTTGCTAACATGACTGGCCTCAAGGCTTTAAATTTACACTATAATGAGAAGCTCACCTCACTTCCAAAAAACCTCTTTAGCTCCTTGCCCAAACTTCAAAAACTTTCTTTAAAGTGCAACATACTTCAGGATCTACACCAAGATCAGTTTTCAGCCCTAACCAGTCTTAAGATGCTACTGCTCAGTGGTAACAAGCTCAAGTCCCTATCACCAAAGCTCTTTCAAAATCTCCAAAGACTAACCAATCTAGAGCTGAGCAAGAACGATTTGAGTTACCTCCCAGGGGATATTTTTGTACATGCCACGGCATTGCAGTCTGTTACTCTTGGGAACAACAAGTGGAACTGCACATGCAGTATTCTGGACATTGCAGAATGGATTAGTGAAAACCAAAATGTAGTTACTGACCTGCAAGATGTATTATGCCATGAACCTTACTACTTACATAACAAACAACTGGTGGTATTAAATGGAGACAGTCTGAAATGTGGCGTCAACACTGTAGGAGACCTACATGTTGCTGTGACCACTGCAGGAATGCGAACTTTAGGAAGAACATCATTGTTCACTGACAAATTGTCCACTAGCAACATCGTTACAAATACCCTCTCATCAACCACTACTCAATCAATTCATCTGAACGCACTAACCCCGTCTACAACTGAGGAAGCACATACTAATGCCACCAAGTCCAGAGTATTCTATAACACTGTGGTCCTTGTTAATGGTCCTGATATCATCCATAACAATCGGCACAAGCGCTGGGTGTTCCTGTGGATGGTACCTGCTACTGGACTGTACAGTGGGTTTTTAATGGCTTTGCATGTTGTTATGATAGTCACTGGTGTTCTTTTAATTATAGCCAATGCTTATGCTTTATACCGTCTACACAAGGCTCTGTGGAAAACAGGGAAGTCGCTTAGAAATCAGACAATTGTGACTAAACGATTGCTGAGTTTTAATGGAAAACTCTAG